From the genome of Bradyrhizobium elkanii USDA 76, one region includes:
- the fabF gene encoding beta-ketoacyl-ACP synthase II: protein MRRIVVTGLGTVSPLGCGTELVWSRLLAGHSGLTALPEWAAALPGRVAGMVPDKAGDAEGGFDPDSATPRKDQKKMDRFILFALLAASEAVTQAGWMPAGARAEVRTATVIASGIGGFPAIAEAVRTAQKSGLRRLSPFTIPSFLANLAAGHITIRYGYKGPIGAPVTACAASVQAIGDGARLIRSGEADVAICGGAEACIDPVSLGGFAAARALSTSFNDTPARASRPFDRDRDGFVMGEGAGVLVIEELEHALRRGAKPIAELIGYGTTADAYHITAGPEDGDGARRAMEAALQQASLRPGEVQHLNAHSTSTPVGDLSELEAIKRVFGRAGGIAVSATKSATGHLLGAAGGIEAIFTILALRDQVAPPTLNLENADSAAQGIDLVANVARPMAIEHAISNGFGFGGVNASLVFRRWS, encoded by the coding sequence CGGGACGGTGTCCCCGCTAGGCTGTGGCACCGAACTGGTGTGGTCGAGGCTGCTTGCAGGGCATTCCGGGCTTACGGCATTGCCGGAGTGGGCGGCGGCGCTGCCGGGGCGCGTCGCCGGCATGGTGCCTGACAAGGCCGGGGATGCCGAGGGCGGCTTCGATCCGGATTCCGCGACCCCGCGCAAGGACCAGAAGAAGATGGACCGCTTCATCCTGTTCGCGCTGCTCGCAGCAAGCGAGGCCGTGACGCAGGCCGGCTGGATGCCGGCCGGGGCGCGGGCCGAGGTGCGCACCGCTACCGTGATCGCATCCGGGATCGGCGGGTTTCCGGCGATCGCGGAGGCCGTGCGCACGGCGCAAAAGAGCGGGCTGCGCCGGCTGTCGCCGTTCACCATTCCCTCCTTCCTGGCAAATCTCGCGGCCGGACACATCACGATTCGATACGGCTACAAGGGGCCGATCGGCGCGCCGGTGACCGCCTGCGCCGCCAGCGTGCAGGCGATCGGCGACGGCGCGCGCCTGATCCGGTCCGGCGAAGCGGACGTTGCGATCTGCGGCGGCGCGGAGGCCTGCATCGATCCGGTGAGCCTCGGCGGCTTTGCGGCAGCGCGGGCGCTGTCGACGTCGTTCAACGACACGCCGGCGCGGGCGTCGCGGCCGTTCGACCGCGACCGGGACGGCTTCGTGATGGGCGAAGGCGCAGGCGTGCTCGTGATCGAGGAGCTCGAACACGCGCTTCGGCGCGGCGCGAAGCCGATCGCCGAGCTCATCGGCTACGGCACGACGGCGGACGCCTATCACATCACCGCGGGTCCCGAAGACGGCGACGGCGCCCGGCGTGCGATGGAGGCGGCGCTGCAGCAGGCCAGCTTGCGGCCCGGCGAGGTCCAGCATCTCAACGCGCATTCGACATCGACCCCGGTCGGCGATCTCTCCGAACTGGAAGCGATCAAGCGCGTGTTCGGGCGCGCGGGAGGAATTGCCGTCAGCGCGACCAAGTCGGCGACAGGACATCTGCTCGGCGCCGCCGGCGGCATCGAGGCGATCTTCACCATCCTGGCGCTGCGCGACCAGGTCGCGCCGCCGACGCTCAATCTGGAGAACGCCGATTCCGCAGCACAGGGCATTGACCTCGTCGCGAACGTTGCGCGGCCGATGGCGATCGAGCACGCGATCTCGAACGGTTTTGGATTTGGCGGCGTCAACGCCAGCCTGGTGTTTCGACGGTGGTCCTGA